A genome region from Ottowia testudinis includes the following:
- a CDS encoding 23S rRNA (adenine(2030)-N(6))-methyltransferase RlmJ, whose product MFSYRHAFHAGNHADVLKHLTLVATLRHLMRKDGPLLLVDTHAGAGIYRLDSEAAQTSGEAAGGIERLQALRGAAIEEENQAPALAKSAQTAINNIADGLSDYLTLITRFNAGAAPRGAWRVYPGSPLLMHALMTEGARAPVHDRLKLFEMHPTDVQALAAHVDQLGAGRQVSVARQDGFEALKALLPPPAASAGSRRALVLIDPSYEIKTDYAKVAAAVQDGLRRFATGVYLVWYPVIPRPEAHGLPRRLKTLTQQAGRAWLNATLHVGAASDGGLSASGMFVVNPPHTLKGALDAALPQVLNLLRDGPGRGAGWSVEAGAEKR is encoded by the coding sequence ATGTTCAGCTACCGCCACGCCTTCCACGCCGGCAACCATGCCGACGTGCTCAAACACCTGACGTTGGTGGCCACGCTGCGGCACCTGATGCGCAAGGACGGCCCGCTGCTGCTGGTCGATACGCACGCGGGCGCCGGCATCTACCGGCTGGACTCAGAAGCGGCACAAACCTCGGGCGAGGCCGCCGGCGGCATCGAGCGGCTGCAGGCACTCCGCGGCGCCGCGATCGAAGAAGAAAATCAGGCCCCAGCGCTTGCCAAAAGCGCGCAGACAGCTATCAATAATATAGCTGACGGGTTATCGGACTACCTCACCCTGATCACGCGCTTCAATGCTGGCGCGGCCCCGCGCGGCGCATGGCGCGTTTATCCCGGCTCGCCCCTGCTGATGCACGCCCTGATGACCGAGGGCGCGCGCGCGCCCGTGCACGACCGCCTGAAGCTGTTCGAGATGCATCCCACCGACGTCCAGGCACTGGCGGCGCACGTTGACCAACTGGGCGCTGGCCGCCAAGTCAGCGTTGCCAGGCAAGACGGCTTCGAGGCCCTGAAAGCCTTGCTGCCGCCGCCCGCCGCCAGCGCCGGTTCGCGCCGCGCGCTCGTGCTGATCGATCCCAGCTATGAAATCAAAACCGATTACGCTAAGGTAGCCGCGGCCGTGCAAGACGGCCTGAGGCGCTTTGCGACCGGCGTCTACCTGGTGTGGTATCCCGTCATCCCGCGTCCCGAGGCGCATGGGCTGCCGCGCCGGCTCAAGACGTTGACCCAGCAGGCAGGGCGCGCCTGGCTGAACGCCACGCTGCATGTGGGTGCGGCAAGCGACGGCGGTTTGTCGGCCAGCGGCATGTTCGTCGTCAACCCGCCGCACACGCTGAAGGGCGCGCTGGACGCGGCCTTGCCGCAGGTGCTCAACCTGCTGCGCGATGGCCCCGGGCGCGGCGCCGGCTGGAGCGTGGAGGCGGGCGCCGAGAAGCGCTGA
- the rplM gene encoding 50S ribosomal protein L13, whose product MKTFSAKPADVTHEWFVIDATDKVLGRVASEVALRLRGKHKAIYTPHVDTGDYIVIVNASKIRVTGAKELDKKYYRHTGYPGGIRETNFRDLQAKHPGRALEKAVKGMLPKGPLGYAMIKKLKVYGGAEHPHSAQQPKALEI is encoded by the coding sequence ATGAAAACGTTCAGCGCCAAACCCGCTGACGTGACGCACGAGTGGTTTGTGATTGACGCCACCGATAAGGTGCTCGGACGGGTCGCCAGCGAAGTGGCCCTCCGTCTGCGCGGCAAGCACAAAGCCATCTACACGCCTCACGTCGATACCGGTGACTACATCGTCATCGTCAATGCTTCCAAGATTCGCGTCACTGGCGCCAAGGAACTTGACAAGAAGTATTACCGCCACACCGGCTACCCCGGCGGCATCCGCGAAACCAACTTCCGCGACCTTCAGGCCAAGCACCCCGGCCGCGCGTTGGAGAAGGCCGTCAAGGGCATGCTGCCCAAGGGCCCGCTGGGTTACGCCATGATCAAGAAGCTGAAGGTGTACGGCGGCGCCGAGCATCCGCACAGCGCCCAGCAGCCCAAGGCGCTGGAAATCTAA
- the rpsI gene encoding 30S ribosomal protein S9 — MIGDWNNGTGRRKSSVARVFLKKGSGKITVNGKAIEDFFGRQTSIMICKQPLVLTGNVETFDVQVNVHGGGESGQAGAVRHGITRALIDYDAELKPQLSAAGYVTRDAREVERKKVGLHSARRRKQFSKR, encoded by the coding sequence ATGATTGGTGATTGGAACAATGGCACCGGCCGTCGCAAATCCAGCGTCGCCCGCGTGTTTCTGAAAAAAGGCAGTGGCAAGATCACGGTCAACGGCAAGGCCATCGAAGACTTCTTCGGCCGCCAGACCTCGATCATGATCTGCAAGCAGCCGCTGGTACTGACAGGCAACGTCGAAACCTTCGATGTGCAGGTCAACGTGCACGGCGGCGGCGAATCCGGCCAAGCCGGTGCGGTGCGCCACGGCATCACCCGCGCGCTGATCGACTATGACGCCGAGCTGAAGCCGCAACTGTCGGCCGCCGGCTACGTGACGCGCGATGCGCGCGAGGTCGAGCGCAAGAAGGTCGGCCTGCACTCCGCGCGCCGCCGCAAGCAGTTCTCGAAGCGCTGA
- a CDS encoding bactofilin family protein: protein MKRQPATRSVIGAGMRVQGPCKFSDGLQIDGEVLGDVTAEGGQPSVLVIGESGSVQGAISADHVVIGGSVVGPVLARELLELQSKARVQGDVRYKALEMQQGATIAGQLQPQVTPPPAAPESRESRSLRESPGGREAMEPTEPTLDPDRP, encoded by the coding sequence ATGAAACGACAACCCGCCACGCGCAGCGTCATTGGCGCTGGCATGCGGGTGCAGGGGCCGTGCAAGTTTTCGGACGGTCTGCAGATCGACGGTGAGGTGCTGGGCGACGTGACCGCTGAAGGCGGCCAGCCCAGCGTGCTGGTGATTGGCGAAAGCGGCAGCGTGCAAGGCGCCATCAGCGCCGACCATGTGGTGATCGGTGGCAGCGTGGTCGGCCCGGTGCTGGCGCGCGAACTGCTGGAGCTGCAATCCAAGGCCCGCGTGCAGGGCGACGTGCGCTACAAAGCGCTGGAAATGCAGCAGGGCGCCACGATCGCTGGCCAGCTGCAGCCGCAGGTGACGCCGCCCCCGGCCGCGCCTGAATCGCGCGAGAGCCGCAGCTTGCGCGAGTCGCCTGGCGGCCGTGAGGCGATGGAGCCGACCGAGCCCACGCTGGACCCGGATCGGCCTTGA
- the erpA gene encoding iron-sulfur cluster insertion protein ErpA has protein sequence MSAVAQDITTPAAMPDPIVFTDSAAAKVADLIAEEGNPDLKLRVFVQGGGCSGFQYGFTFDEIANDDDTTMTKNGVSLLIDAMSYQYLVGAEIDYKEDLQGAQFVIKNPNAQTTCGCGSSFSVPE, from the coding sequence ATGAGCGCCGTTGCGCAAGACATCACCACCCCGGCCGCGATGCCCGACCCCATCGTGTTCACCGACAGCGCCGCCGCCAAGGTGGCCGATCTGATCGCGGAAGAGGGCAATCCGGATCTCAAGCTGCGCGTGTTCGTGCAGGGTGGCGGCTGCTCGGGTTTTCAATACGGCTTCACGTTCGACGAAATCGCGAACGACGACGACACCACGATGACCAAGAACGGCGTGTCGCTGCTGATTGACGCCATGAGCTACCAGTATCTGGTCGGCGCCGAGATCGACTACAAGGAAGATCTGCAAGGCGCGCAGTTCGTGATCAAGAACCCGAATGCGCAGACCACCTGCGGCTGCGGCTCGTCGTTCTCGGTGCCGGAATAA
- a CDS encoding M23 family metallopeptidase — protein sequence MLLMGGAGGAFAVASLAPTAPTEPLRLVSEAVAPSALALQAESLDVHSFTLYRSEQTRATDTPEALLKRLGLADPDAAAFLRKNEITRQALFGKSVAGRTVTAEANDRLELQTLSTRWVESASDDSFKRLVVERTAGTFNVRVETAPLVANQRLTGGTIRGTLYAATDEAGVPDSVTKQLTEIFQSNVDFHRGLRRGDRFSIVYETLEADGEPIRAGKILSAEVVNRGKTHQAIWFQEAGASKGTYYSFDGQSLRKAYLLSPMEVSRITSGFGMRNHPVYGYSREHTGVDYAAPTGTPVRTIGDGKVSFAGVQNGYGNVIQIQHRNGKDSTLYAHLSRIDVKVGDNVMQGETIGAVGTTGVSTGPHLHFEFRVNNDPQDPTEVLAEQREYVPVSPGGKAAFAKLAAGMKTQLAAASDITRGSFE from the coding sequence ATGCTGCTGATGGGCGGCGCGGGCGGTGCCTTCGCCGTCGCCTCGCTGGCGCCCACGGCGCCCACCGAGCCGCTGCGCCTGGTCTCCGAAGCGGTGGCACCCAGCGCGCTGGCGCTGCAGGCCGAGTCGCTCGACGTCCACTCGTTCACCCTCTACCGCAGCGAGCAGACGCGCGCCACCGACACGCCCGAGGCGCTGCTCAAGCGCCTGGGCCTGGCCGATCCGGACGCCGCCGCCTTCCTGCGCAAGAACGAGATCACGCGCCAGGCGCTGTTCGGCAAATCGGTGGCGGGACGCACCGTGACGGCCGAGGCCAACGACCGGCTGGAGCTGCAAACGCTCAGCACCCGCTGGGTCGAAAGCGCGTCGGACGACAGCTTCAAGCGCCTGGTGGTCGAGCGCACCGCCGGCACCTTCAACGTGCGCGTGGAGACCGCGCCGCTGGTGGCCAATCAGCGCCTGACCGGCGGCACCATCCGCGGCACGCTGTATGCCGCCACCGACGAAGCCGGTGTGCCCGACAGCGTGACCAAGCAGCTGACCGAGATTTTTCAATCCAACGTCGACTTCCACCGCGGCCTGCGCCGTGGCGACCGTTTCTCGATCGTCTATGAAACGCTGGAAGCCGACGGCGAGCCGATCCGCGCCGGCAAGATCCTGAGCGCCGAGGTCGTCAACCGCGGCAAGACGCACCAGGCCATCTGGTTCCAGGAAGCGGGCGCCAGCAAGGGCACCTATTACTCCTTTGACGGCCAGAGCCTGCGCAAGGCCTATCTGCTGTCGCCCATGGAAGTCTCGCGCATCACCAGCGGCTTCGGCATGCGCAACCACCCTGTGTACGGCTACAGCCGCGAGCACACCGGCGTCGACTACGCCGCGCCCACGGGCACGCCGGTGCGCACCATCGGCGACGGCAAGGTCTCGTTCGCCGGCGTGCAGAACGGCTATGGCAACGTCATCCAGATCCAGCACCGCAACGGCAAGGATTCAACCTTGTACGCGCACCTCTCGCGCATCGACGTCAAGGTGGGCGACAACGTGATGCAGGGCGAAACCATCGGCGCCGTGGGCACCACGGGCGTGTCCACGGGCCCGCACCTGCACTTCGAGTTCCGCGTCAACAACGATCCACAAGACCCGACCGAGGTACTGGCCGAGCAGCGCGAATACGTGCCTGTCTCGCCCGGCGGCAAGGCCGCCTTCGCCAAACTGGCCGCCGGCATGAAGACGCAGTTGGCCGCGGCCAGCGACATCACGCGCGGCAGCTTCGAATAG
- the tyrS gene encoding tyrosine--tRNA ligase, which produces MSDNPLTSPPISDRVREAMAISLRGCDELLPQDDWLKKLAKCEATGVPLRIKLGLDPTAPDIHIGHTVVLNKMRQLQDLGHTVIFLIGDFTTLIGDPSGRNSTRPPLTAEQIQINAETYKTQAFKVLDPGKTELRYNSEWSDALGARGMIQLAAKYTVARMMERNDFHERFHAGTSISVHEFLYPLMQGYDSVALKSDIELGGTDQKFNLLMGRHLQQEYGQEPQCILTMPLLEGLDGVEKMSKSKNNYVGITEDANTMFAKVLSISDELMWRWYTLLSFKSMAEIDALRAEVAGGRNPKDAKVMLAKEITARFHSAAAADAAEADFIHRSKGGVPDDIPEVALTGAPMGIAALLKAAGLAPSSSEGNRLIDGGGVRVDSSVVSDKGLKLQAGTYVVQVGKRKFARVTLA; this is translated from the coding sequence ATGTCTGACAATCCGCTGACAAGTCCTCCCATCTCCGACCGCGTGCGCGAAGCCATGGCGATTTCGCTGCGCGGCTGCGACGAACTGCTGCCGCAAGACGATTGGCTCAAGAAGCTGGCCAAATGCGAGGCCACCGGCGTGCCGTTGCGCATCAAGCTGGGGCTGGACCCCACGGCGCCCGACATCCACATCGGCCACACCGTGGTGCTGAACAAGATGCGCCAGTTGCAGGATCTGGGACACACGGTGATTTTTCTGATTGGCGACTTCACCACGCTGATCGGCGACCCATCGGGCCGCAACAGCACGCGCCCGCCGCTCACCGCGGAGCAGATCCAGATCAACGCCGAAACCTACAAGACTCAGGCGTTCAAGGTATTGGATCCGGGTAAAACCGAGCTGCGCTACAACAGCGAATGGAGCGACGCGCTGGGCGCGCGCGGCATGATCCAGCTGGCCGCTAAATACACCGTGGCGCGCATGATGGAGCGCAACGACTTTCACGAGCGCTTTCACGCCGGCACCTCGATCAGCGTGCACGAATTCTTGTACCCGCTGATGCAGGGCTACGACTCGGTGGCGCTCAAGTCCGACATCGAACTGGGCGGCACCGACCAGAAATTCAACCTGCTGATGGGTCGCCATTTGCAGCAGGAATACGGGCAAGAGCCGCAGTGCATACTCACTATGCCGCTGCTGGAGGGGCTGGACGGCGTCGAGAAGATGTCGAAATCCAAGAACAACTACGTCGGCATCACGGAAGACGCCAACACCATGTTCGCCAAGGTGCTGTCGATCTCCGACGAGCTGATGTGGCGCTGGTACACGCTGCTGTCCTTCAAGTCCATGGCCGAGATCGACGCACTGCGCGCCGAGGTGGCTGGCGGCCGTAACCCGAAAGACGCCAAGGTGATGCTGGCCAAGGAAATCACGGCGCGCTTTCATTCGGCGGCGGCGGCCGATGCGGCTGAAGCGGACTTCATCCACCGCAGCAAAGGCGGCGTGCCGGACGACATCCCCGAAGTGGCGCTGACCGGCGCGCCGATGGGCATTGCCGCGCTGCTCAAGGCGGCCGGGCTCGCACCCTCCAGCTCCGAAGGCAACCGCCTGATCGACGGCGGCGGCGTGCGGGTCGATTCCAGCGTGGTCAGCGACAAGGGGCTGAAACTGCAAGCAGGCACTTACGTCGTACAAGTGGGCAAGCGCAAGTTCGCGCGGGTGACGCTGGCCTGA
- a CDS encoding phytanoyl-CoA dioxygenase family protein translates to MRSATERLEQDGFALLPALFSAADCQAFAQHTQGLASERAGTRNLLHASWCQRLATDLAARLMAAGVLPSEAIAVQCTYFEKTAAHNWLVAPHQDLSIPVAAPVPHVDWGGVAQKEGVTYAQPPARVLSQLLAARLHLDPCCTDDGPLRVRPGSHVSGVLTPAQISTWPGAEVTCTADAGDVLLMRPLLLHASSKASGTSRRRVLHFLFGPAQLPDGARWPSIAS, encoded by the coding sequence ATGCGCAGCGCCACCGAACGGCTTGAGCAGGACGGCTTCGCGTTGCTGCCGGCGCTGTTTTCTGCCGCCGATTGCCAAGCCTTTGCGCAGCACACGCAAGGCTTGGCATCGGAGCGCGCCGGCACGCGCAACCTGCTTCATGCATCGTGGTGCCAGCGCTTGGCGACTGATCTGGCGGCGCGCCTGATGGCGGCGGGCGTTCTGCCCAGCGAAGCCATCGCGGTGCAATGCACCTATTTTGAAAAAACGGCGGCGCACAACTGGCTGGTTGCCCCGCATCAGGACTTGAGCATTCCCGTGGCCGCACCGGTACCGCATGTCGATTGGGGTGGCGTGGCGCAAAAGGAAGGCGTCACTTATGCGCAGCCGCCCGCTCGGGTGTTGAGTCAGCTTCTGGCCGCGCGCCTGCATCTCGATCCCTGTTGCACTGACGACGGCCCGCTGCGGGTGCGCCCAGGCTCGCATGTGAGCGGCGTGCTGACTCCTGCGCAGATCAGCACTTGGCCGGGCGCGGAAGTAACCTGCACCGCCGACGCGGGTGACGTACTGCTGATGCGCCCGCTGCTGTTGCACGCCTCGTCCAAAGCCAGCGGAACCAGCCGGCGCCGCGTGCTGCACTTTCTGTTCGGCCCGGCGCAGCTGCCCGATGGCGCGCGCTGGCCGTCGATTGCCTCATGA
- a CDS encoding ABC transporter ATP-binding protein — MNTATSASAPLLDVRGWVGERNGVLLWGLIDLTVRSGDVVHVQGPNGCGKTTLLRTLAGLRAPSAAQSSALCADVWWIGHANALADDLDAALNLALLLGVAAAPALPATVLKQHLAAHGVPLGRPVRLLSAGQRRKLALSPLALAPRALWLLDEPFDALDTAACSALADLAARHVAAGGGIVLTSHQPLPEGFPLSQKLTLSSSIKALQLLNEEYS; from the coding sequence ATGAACACCGCCACGTCCGCCTCGGCGCCCCTGCTCGACGTGCGCGGCTGGGTGGGCGAGCGCAACGGCGTGCTGCTGTGGGGGCTGATCGATCTGACCGTGCGTTCCGGCGACGTGGTTCACGTGCAAGGCCCCAACGGCTGCGGCAAGACGACGCTGCTGCGCACGCTGGCTGGCTTGCGTGCACCGTCCGCCGCCCAATCGTCGGCCTTGTGCGCCGATGTCTGGTGGATCGGCCATGCCAACGCGCTGGCCGACGATCTGGATGCAGCGCTCAATCTGGCGCTGCTGCTGGGTGTGGCCGCCGCTCCGGCCTTGCCTGCGACGGTGCTGAAGCAGCACCTGGCCGCCCACGGTGTGCCGCTGGGCCGCCCGGTGCGGCTGCTGTCGGCCGGGCAACGGCGCAAGCTGGCGCTGAGTCCGCTGGCGCTGGCGCCGCGCGCGCTTTGGCTGCTGGACGAACCCTTCGACGCGCTCGACACCGCCGCCTGCAGCGCGCTGGCCGACCTGGCTGCGCGCCATGTGGCGGCGGGCGGCGGCATCGTGTTGACCAGCCACCAGCCTCTGCCTGAGGGCTTTCCTTTAAGCCAAAAGCTGACCTTGTCCTCGTCGATAAAGGCATTGCAGCTATTAAATGAGGAGTATTCTTGA
- a CDS encoding heme exporter protein CcmB produces the protein MTWAVLRAIFLREWAQAVRQPVDVAWHALFFVVVSSLFPLSLKPDPDTLRLLAPGVLWVAALLAVLLASSRMFQDDLRSGWVDQWVLTCAATGTPLSLLVAARLAAQWLLAALPVLAVAPLVALQFGLGAWPLAVLMAALALGTAVLVLVTGVAAALAGGLRGAALLVMLIVLPLVAPAIIFGAMAVHHAVRGQPVGAELALLGAMLAVALLVCPLLAAVGLRAAAEG, from the coding sequence TTGACCTGGGCGGTGCTGCGCGCCATCTTTCTGCGCGAGTGGGCGCAGGCGGTGCGCCAGCCGGTGGACGTGGCCTGGCATGCGCTGTTTTTTGTCGTCGTCAGCAGCCTGTTCCCGCTCTCGCTCAAGCCCGATCCCGACACCCTGCGCCTGCTCGCGCCCGGCGTGCTGTGGGTGGCGGCGTTGCTGGCGGTGCTGCTGGCGTCCAGCCGCATGTTTCAGGACGATTTGCGCAGCGGCTGGGTTGATCAGTGGGTGCTCACCTGCGCCGCCACCGGCACGCCGCTGTCCCTGCTGGTGGCCGCGCGATTGGCTGCGCAATGGCTGCTTGCCGCGTTGCCCGTGCTGGCCGTGGCGCCGCTGGTGGCGCTGCAATTTGGCCTGGGCGCCTGGCCGCTGGCGGTGCTGATGGCCGCGCTGGCGCTGGGCACGGCGGTGCTGGTGCTGGTCACCGGGGTGGCGGCGGCGCTGGCTGGCGGCCTGCGTGGCGCCGCGCTGCTGGTGATGCTGATCGTGCTGCCGCTGGTGGCCCCGGCCATCATCTTCGGCGCGATGGCGGTGCACCACGCCGTGCGCGGGCAGCCGGTGGGGGCTGAACTGGCGCTGCTGGGCGCCATGCTGGCGGTCGCGCTGCTGGTGTGCCCGCTGCTGGCGGCGGTGGGGCTGAGAGCGGCGGCGGAGGGGTGA
- the ccmC gene encoding heme ABC transporter permease CcmC translates to MPLEPTLFHFAAPKRLHALAGRWVRPCLWLALAMLLPGLWLALVATPADAVQGEGYRILYVHVPAAWMSMWIYAVIAFWSFIGLVWRTRASHLMAHALAPTGAVFALLSLVTGALWGKPMWGTWWVWDARLTTSLLLLFLYLGYLALLRAHEGRASADRPCAVLGLLGALNLPVIYFSVHWWNTLHQGASVTASGASMPGATLTGLLLMTGAAWAWTFAVSFRRVQLLIEEREAHTRWLHDLQSDGAETMNSIAARAYPGAQMLDSA, encoded by the coding sequence ATGCCATTGGAACCCACGCTGTTTCACTTTGCTGCCCCCAAGCGCCTTCACGCGCTGGCCGGGCGCTGGGTGCGGCCCTGCCTGTGGCTGGCCTTGGCGATGCTGCTGCCCGGCCTTTGGCTGGCGCTGGTCGCCACGCCCGCCGATGCGGTGCAGGGCGAGGGCTACCGCATCCTCTACGTCCATGTGCCCGCCGCGTGGATGTCGATGTGGATTTACGCCGTCATCGCGTTCTGGAGCTTCATCGGCCTGGTCTGGCGCACGCGCGCCTCGCACCTGATGGCGCATGCGCTGGCGCCCACGGGGGCGGTGTTTGCACTGCTGTCGCTGGTCACCGGCGCGCTGTGGGGCAAGCCGATGTGGGGCACCTGGTGGGTATGGGACGCGCGGCTGACCACGTCGCTGCTGCTCTTGTTTTTGTATCTCGGTTACTTGGCGCTGCTGCGCGCGCACGAAGGCCGCGCCAGCGCCGACCGGCCCTGCGCGGTGCTGGGGCTGCTGGGTGCGCTGAACTTGCCAGTGATCTATTTCTCGGTGCACTGGTGGAACACGCTGCACCAGGGCGCCAGCGTCACCGCGTCGGGCGCCAGCATGCCGGGCGCCACGCTGACCGGGCTGTTGCTGATGACCGGTGCGGCGTGGGCGTGGACGTTTGCGGTGTCGTTCAGGCGCGTGCAGTTGCTGATCGAAGAGCGCGAAGCGCATACGCGCTGGCTGCACGATCTGCAAAGCGATGGTGCGGAAACTATGAATTCAATAGCTGCCCGCGCTTATCCGGGGGCGCAGATGCTTGATTCGGCTTGA
- a CDS encoding IS1595 family transposase, with amino-acid sequence MPINPIQFQASLSLPEFMRLYTSQQQCEDALVVTRWPQGWRCPRCEGAHHWCTRDGHGRRLWQCAVCDYQCSVTAGTIFEHTRLPLPKWFLALYLISQSKNGISALALRRQLGVSYKAAWLLKHKVLEVMRMRDESRPLCGRVEIDDAYLGGERTGHAHGGRGALNKTAFVAAVQTDERQRPQRMRLTPVVGFTNEAIEQWAGKALAAGAQVISDGTACFARVSQVGASHERHVTGGGRQAAQLPAFKWVNTMLGNVKMALAATYHGIKHSKYGARYLAEFAYRFNRRHDLAALPMRLLRAAATTKPQPMRIIRTPERVPAIWG; translated from the coding sequence ATGCCCATCAACCCGATCCAGTTTCAGGCCAGCCTGTCCTTGCCCGAATTCATGCGTTTGTACACTAGCCAGCAGCAATGCGAGGACGCCTTGGTGGTCACGCGCTGGCCCCAGGGCTGGCGCTGCCCGCGCTGCGAGGGCGCGCACCACTGGTGCACCCGCGATGGCCATGGGCGCCGTCTGTGGCAGTGCGCCGTATGCGACTACCAATGTTCCGTCACCGCGGGCACCATCTTTGAGCACACCCGTTTGCCTTTACCCAAGTGGTTCCTGGCGCTGTATCTGATCAGCCAGAGCAAGAACGGCATCAGTGCGCTGGCGCTGCGCCGTCAGCTGGGCGTGAGCTACAAGGCTGCCTGGCTGCTTAAGCACAAGGTGCTGGAGGTCATGCGTATGCGCGATGAATCGCGCCCGCTGTGCGGGCGCGTGGAGATTGACGATGCCTATCTGGGCGGTGAACGCACCGGTCACGCCCATGGCGGGCGCGGCGCGCTGAACAAGACAGCCTTTGTGGCGGCGGTGCAGACCGATGAGCGCCAGCGCCCGCAGCGCATGCGCTTGACGCCGGTAGTCGGCTTTACCAACGAGGCTATCGAGCAATGGGCGGGCAAGGCGCTGGCCGCTGGGGCGCAGGTGATCTCTGATGGCACGGCCTGCTTTGCGCGGGTGAGCCAGGTGGGCGCCAGCCACGAGCGGCATGTCACCGGCGGTGGTCGTCAGGCCGCTCAACTGCCCGCCTTCAAGTGGGTCAACACGATGCTGGGCAATGTGAAGATGGCCTTGGCCGCGACGTATCACGGTATCAAGCACAGCAAGTATGGCGCGCGCTATCTGGCAGAGTTTGCTTATCGATTCAATCGCCGCCATGACTTGGCGGCATTGCCAATGCGATTGCTGCGCGCAGCCGCAACAACCAAACCCCAGCCCATGCGCATCATCAGAACACCTGAGCGGGTACCTGCGATATGGGGCTAA
- the ccmD gene encoding heme exporter protein CcmD, whose protein sequence is MGKHGAYVWPAFGVCALALSLEWWALSQRAHVLRAGQPLTPTPGSSPGQAFSPEERGSEKPRAGITPSPSGRGRGEGHAP, encoded by the coding sequence ATGGGCAAGCACGGCGCCTACGTGTGGCCGGCGTTCGGCGTGTGCGCGCTGGCGCTGTCGCTGGAGTGGTGGGCCCTGAGTCAGCGGGCGCATGTCTTGCGAGCCGGGCAGCCCCTCACCCCCACCCCCGGATCGAGTCCGGGGCAGGCTTTCTCACCAGAGGAGCGAGGGAGCGAAAAACCCCGCGCCGGTATTACCCCCTCTCCCTCTGGGAGAGGGCGGGGTGAGGGCCACGCCCCATGA
- the ccmE gene encoding cytochrome c maturation protein CcmE: MNTATASIRWTPRRKRLLFIAAALLLAGVAVALTLRAFNDNLVFFLTPTQVAQGQAQGKDGVRIGGLVQAGSIQRSAGGDLEVRFALTDMAHTVPVVYRGVLPDLFVEGKGAVAQGRLGADGQLIASEVLAKHDENYVAPGVEIRKP; the protein is encoded by the coding sequence ATGAATACGGCCACCGCATCCATCCGATGGACACCGCGCCGCAAGCGCCTGCTGTTCATCGCCGCCGCGCTGCTGCTGGCCGGCGTGGCGGTGGCGCTGACGCTGCGCGCCTTCAACGACAACCTGGTCTTCTTCCTCACGCCCACGCAGGTGGCGCAAGGCCAGGCCCAGGGCAAGGACGGGGTGCGCATCGGCGGGCTGGTGCAGGCCGGCTCCATCCAGCGCTCGGCCGGCGGCGATCTGGAAGTGCGCTTTGCGCTGACCGACATGGCCCACACCGTGCCCGTGGTCTATCGCGGCGTGCTGCCCGACCTGTTCGTCGAAGGCAAGGGGGCGGTGGCGCAGGGGCGGCTGGGCGCCGATGGACAACTCATCGCCAGCGAGGTGCTGGCCAAGCATGATGAGAACTATGTGGCGCCGGGGGTGGAGATTCGCAAACCGTGA
- a CDS encoding type II toxin-antitoxin system RelE/ParE family toxin, with the protein MVTFVIPTHPLDLREYLTEDGQSPFAAWFESLNATAAAKVAVALTRVAQGNLTQAKGVGEGVQEVRIDFGPGYRVYFGRDGDVLVILLAGGTKQRQQRDIDQAKARWENYTQRKKTVR; encoded by the coding sequence GTGGTAACATTTGTGATACCGACACATCCCCTTGACCTTCGCGAATACCTGACCGAGGACGGTCAAAGCCCGTTCGCGGCGTGGTTCGAAAGCCTGAACGCCACGGCGGCCGCCAAGGTGGCTGTCGCCTTGACGCGCGTGGCTCAGGGCAATCTGACGCAGGCCAAGGGCGTGGGCGAAGGTGTGCAAGAAGTGCGCATCGACTTCGGACCGGGCTACCGCGTGTACTTCGGCCGCGATGGCGATGTGCTGGTGATCCTTCTGGCGGGCGGCACCAAGCAACGTCAGCAGCGCGATATCGATCAGGCCAAGGCGCGCTGGGAAAATTACACGCAGCGCAAGAAAACAGTGAGGTAA